The genomic segment GCCAGATTTTGCTTCGGCAGACGGAGCGGGTCGGCGCGCTCTTCTCGCTCAATACCCCCCAGGTGCACGAAATCGCTGCATCACTGCACAGAAACACAGCACCCTGTAACCTGAATAACATCTGAAAATTACAGGAATTTGTCCGGCACGCTTCTTGCTTACGAAGATGATGAATGGATATTAAGCCGTCGGGCAAGATGTCCGTGCTGCCAGAAGAATACATCTCGTTCCTAAGCGAGCTGAAAGAGCGAATCCGCAAGGCTCAGATCCGGGCCGGCCTCGCTGCAAACAGGGAACTCGTCCTTCTCTACTGGCATATCGGAAACGAGATACTCACGCGCCAGGAAAAGGCCGGCTGGGGTGCAAAGATCATCGACCGCCTGTCGGCCGACCTCCGGCATGCCTTCCCTGAGTTAAAGGGTTTTTCTCCCAGGAATATCAAATACATGCGTGCCTTTGCCGAGACCTATCGAAACACCGTATTTGTGCAGCAGGTTGCTGCACAAATACCATGGTTTCACCATTGCATCCTGATCGACAAGATCAAGTCAGGCGATGAACGCGAATGGTATGTGCAAAAGACCATCGAGAATGGATGGTCGCGGGCAATACTTGTCCATCAGATCGAAAGCGGTTTGTACCAGCGCCAAGGGAAGGTACAGTCCAATTTCCCTTCGACCCTGCCGGCTGCCCAGTCGGATCTCGCCAGGCAGATATTCAAGGACCCCTATCTCTTCGACTTCCTGGGCATCGGCGAAGAAGCCGTCGAGCGCGAACTTGAGCAACGGCTTCTTATCCACCTGCGATCATTCTTACTGGAACTCGGTTCAGGTTTTGCCTTCGTAGGCAGCCAGTATCGAATACAAGTCGATGGCGAGGATTATTTTATAGACCTTTTATTCTACCATCTGCGCCTGCGCTGCTTTGTCGTCATAGACCTCAAGACCACAGACTTTGCGCCGGAACATGCCGGCAAGATGAACTTCTACCTGTCCGCGGTGAATGAACTCATGAGACATCCACACGACAGGCCGACGATAGGTCTCATCCTGTGCAAATCAAAAAACAAGCTGGTCGTTGAGTATGCGCTGCGGGACATGCGAAAGCCCATCGGGGTCTCAGCCTACAGGCTTACCAGGGCGCTTCCCAAAGAACTCAAAGCAGCGCTGCCGTCCATCGAAAACCTTGAAAGCGCACTGGAAGAAAAACCTTGATAGCGCGGGCACAAAAAAAGGCCCCGCTCTCGCGGGGCCGAATCGTTTGCTAGGGCATTGCCCTCATTGATCCTGGGAAGCGGTCATCTTCACGGTCAGATACACTTCTCCATTTTCCAGGATATTGAGACGTTCCATGTGAGCGTTGAATGACGACAGTCGCTCGAGCGACCCAAATCTCTTTGCGACAAGCCGGAATAAGTTCATCTTACATTCTTGAAACTGCTCCCTTATGCGAGAGGCCTCCAGATCGATAGACATTCCCTCCTTCGATTCCATCTCATAGAGAGTCTGACCCAGATTCTCCAGCACCTTTCCATAATTGATGGAGCACTCGTAGATCACGCTATCGACAGCGA from the bacterium genome contains:
- a CDS encoding PDDEXK nuclease domain-containing protein gives rise to the protein MDIKPSGKMSVLPEEYISFLSELKERIRKAQIRAGLAANRELVLLYWHIGNEILTRQEKAGWGAKIIDRLSADLRHAFPELKGFSPRNIKYMRAFAETYRNTVFVQQVAAQIPWFHHCILIDKIKSGDEREWYVQKTIENGWSRAILVHQIESGLYQRQGKVQSNFPSTLPAAQSDLARQIFKDPYLFDFLGIGEEAVERELEQRLLIHLRSFLLELGSGFAFVGSQYRIQVDGEDYFIDLLFYHLRLRCFVVIDLKTTDFAPEHAGKMNFYLSAVNELMRHPHDRPTIGLILCKSKNKLVVEYALRDMRKPIGVSAYRLTRALPKELKAALPSIENLESALEEKP